In Musa acuminata AAA Group cultivar baxijiao chromosome BXJ3-11, Cavendish_Baxijiao_AAA, whole genome shotgun sequence, one DNA window encodes the following:
- the LOC135653320 gene encoding ribose-phosphate pyrophosphokinase 1-like, which yields MASMALSAAAAADLSSGRSYGVATWTHPRRSQNGLSLSVPSVKCKLVEPLRSNNGNPPGLQFLYDRTMPSAVTMPIMQGISSKYDTRLRIFSGTANPSLAQEIASYLGLELGKIKIKRFADGEIYVQLQESVRGCDVYLVQPTCPPANENLMELLVMIDACRRASAKNITAVIPYFGYARADRKTQGRESIAAKLVANLITEAGANRVIACDLHSGQSMGYFDIPVDHVYGQPVILDYLASKTICSNDLVVVSPDVGGVARARAFAKKLSDAPLAIVDKRRHGHNVAEVMNLIGDVKGKVAVMMDDMIDTAGTIAKGAALLHQEGAREVYACSTHAVFSPPAIERLSSGLFQEVIVTNTIPVLEQRNFPQLTVLSVANLLGETIWRVHDDCSVGYEPYSSLDID from the exons ATGGCTTCCATGGCGTtatctgccgccgccgccgccgatctATCATCTGGCCGTTCCTATGGGGTTGCGACTTGGACGCACCCCCGCCGCTCCCAGAATGGCCTTTCTCTCTCTGTTCCGTCTGTG AAGTGCAAATTGGTTGAGCCATTGAGGTCCAACAATGGCAATCCTCCAGGCTTGCAATTCCTCTATGATCGGACGATGCCAAGTGCTGTAACGATGCCGATCATGCAAGGCATTAGCTCAAAGTATGATACAAGACTGCGTATTTTTTCAGGCACGGCCAATCCCTCACTTGCTCAG gaAATTGCTAGCTACTTGGGCCTGGAACTTGGGAAGATAAAGATAAAGCGATTTGCAGATGGTGAAATTTATGTTCAGTTACAAGAGAGTGTTAGAGGGTGTGATGTTTATCTAGTGCAACCAACCTGTCCTCCAGCAAATGAAAATCTTATGGAACTTTTGGTAATGATTGATGCCTGTCGCAGAGCTTCTGCCAAAAACATTACTGCAGTTATACCTTATTTTGGTTATGCTAGGGCAGACAGAAAG ACTCAAGGACGTGAATCTATTGCCGCCAAGCTTGTTGCTAACTTAATCACAGAAGCAGGTGCGAACCGTGTGATCGCATGTGATCTGCATTCAGGACAGTCCATGGGATACTTCGATATTCCAGTTGATCATGTATATGGTCAG CCTGTGATACTTGATTACCTGGCCAGCAAGACCATTTGTTCAAATGACCTGGTAGTGGTCTCACCAGACGTTGGAGGTGTTGCCAGAGCACGTGCCTTTGCAAAAAAGTTATCTGATGCACCTTTAGCCATTGTTGATAAAAGGCGTCATGGGCATAATGTTGCTGAG GTAATGAATTTGATTGGTGATGTTAAAGGAAAGGTAGCTGTGATGATGGATGATATGATAGATACTGCCG GTACCATAGCAAAGGGTGCAGCTTTATTGCATCAAGAAGGAGCAAGAGAAGTCTATGCTTGCAGCACACATGCTGTTTTTAG CCCTCCTGCAATTGAAAGGCTATCTAGTGGTCTATTTCAGGAAGTTATTGTCACCAACACTATCCCTGTGTTGGAACAAAGAAATTTTCCTCAGTTGACTGTTCTTTCAGTGGCAAACCTTTTAGGCGAGACAATTTGGCGTGTTCATGATGACTGCTCT GTTGGCTATGAACCCTATTCTAGTCTGGACAttgactga